In one Echinicola marina genomic region, the following are encoded:
- a CDS encoding type II toxin-antitoxin system RelE/ParE family toxin: protein MSYKVDTVTAFRKAVKKLIKKYPSLKNELAELGKQLSNNPTTGTSLGNNCYKIRMAIASKGKVKSGGARIITHFYVADNTVFLLSIYDKSDQENISDNQIKELLKLIQ from the coding sequence ATGAGCTATAAAGTGGATACGGTTACAGCTTTCCGAAAAGCTGTTAAAAAACTCATTAAAAAATATCCATCCCTTAAAAACGAATTGGCAGAACTTGGAAAGCAGCTTTCCAATAATCCTACTACAGGTACTTCTCTTGGAAATAATTGTTACAAAATCCGAATGGCTATCGCTTCCAAAGGAAAAGTCAAGTCTGGTGGGGCCAGAATAATTACCCATTTTTATGTGGCTGACAATACTGTTTTTCTTCTTTCCATTTACGACAAGTCAGATCAAGAAAATATTTCAGACAATCAAATCAAAGAACTACTGAAACTCATTCAATAA
- a CDS encoding TlpA family protein disulfide reductase, with amino-acid sequence MKKTTFTCFLAYLCLFGSDLFPQTKVADTFTGGAAVSNAAPSQLSELKVGDQLPDLLIENVLNHPEGKVQLSDYRGKLLILDFWATWCAPCVKGFPKLDSLQQEFEEDLMVLPVTYQDQEKVNKLFDKLSSLKGISMPIAVSDKLLRNMFPHKTLPHYVIIGREGMVSAITGGENITRKKIQALVEDKTQEFQLKADKENEFFDEQLFIGGNAQIEDKNLLFQSALTGYIPGLPGRMVEFKDSHGGRIFFTNTVLEKLYRIAFYAGDPNLYFGKNRIIYEGVDRSRFNTDLSGADYLAWMAEGNVYGYELVLPPSMLGRKFELMQEDLRRYFPQYSAQIEVRERPVYAIMLKDQALPRYGSTEKSFDFKPYGLSMKGYPLDRFVLQLNAYFYQKSPRPIVDRTGMDYSIALDIECSLGKVEELKKALEAKGLVLKEVEVPIEVLVIRKHQD; translated from the coding sequence ATGAAAAAAACAACATTCACATGCTTCCTGGCATACTTATGCCTTTTTGGAAGTGATTTATTTCCACAGACGAAAGTTGCTGACACCTTTACTGGAGGAGCGGCCGTGAGTAATGCCGCTCCCTCACAGCTAAGCGAACTTAAAGTAGGGGACCAATTACCCGACCTGCTGATCGAAAATGTCCTCAACCATCCCGAAGGGAAAGTGCAGCTCTCCGATTACCGGGGCAAACTCCTGATCCTGGACTTCTGGGCCACTTGGTGTGCGCCTTGTGTGAAGGGCTTTCCGAAGCTAGACAGTCTACAGCAGGAATTTGAGGAAGACCTTATGGTCCTTCCGGTGACCTATCAGGATCAGGAGAAGGTAAATAAGTTATTTGATAAGCTGTCTAGTCTAAAGGGAATATCCATGCCCATAGCGGTATCGGATAAGCTACTAAGGAATATGTTTCCCCATAAGACTTTGCCGCATTATGTGATCATTGGTAGGGAAGGGATGGTATCCGCCATCACCGGTGGGGAAAATATCACACGGAAAAAGATCCAGGCCCTGGTGGAGGATAAAACGCAGGAATTCCAATTGAAAGCGGATAAAGAAAACGAGTTTTTTGACGAGCAGCTTTTCATTGGGGGTAATGCTCAGATTGAGGATAAAAATCTGCTTTTCCAATCTGCCCTTACGGGATATATTCCTGGATTGCCGGGAAGGATGGTGGAGTTTAAGGATAGCCATGGTGGCCGCATCTTTTTTACCAATACCGTATTGGAGAAGCTCTACAGGATTGCTTTTTATGCAGGAGACCCCAATCTCTATTTTGGAAAAAACAGGATCATCTATGAAGGAGTGGATAGGAGTCGCTTCAATACTGACCTGAGCGGGGCGGATTATCTGGCCTGGATGGCCGAGGGAAATGTCTATGGCTATGAGCTGGTACTGCCACCATCGATGTTAGGGAGGAAATTTGAGCTTATGCAGGAAGATTTAAGGCGTTATTTCCCGCAGTACAGCGCCCAGATCGAAGTGCGCGAGCGCCCTGTCTATGCCATTATGCTAAAAGACCAAGCACTGCCCAGGTATGGCTCCACGGAGAAATCCTTTGACTTCAAGCCATATGGCCTGAGCATGAAGGGTTATCCACTGGACCGCTTTGTACTGCAGCTGAATGCCTATTTCTACCAAAAGTCGCCTAGACCTATAGTGGACAGGACAGGAATGGACTATTCCATAGCACTGGATATAGAATGCAGCTTGGGAAAGGTAGAGGAATTAAAAAAGGCCTTGGAGGCAAAGGGATTAGTCCTCAAAGAGGTGGAGGTACCGATAGAGGTATTGGTGATCCGAAAGCATCAGGACTGA
- a CDS encoding helix-turn-helix transcriptional regulator, translated as MSISKNYNCIKSVLATKGKTQKWLSEELRINVNTVSSWCRNTKQPKYENLYEIALILGVEMGDLLTKIKDLRDISAK; from the coding sequence ATGTCCATTTCAAAAAATTATAATTGCATAAAATCTGTTTTAGCAACAAAAGGAAAAACTCAAAAATGGTTATCAGAAGAGCTCAGAATAAATGTTAACACGGTATCCTCATGGTGTAGGAACACCAAACAACCTAAATATGAGAACTTGTATGAAATAGCTTTAATTTTAGGTGTTGAAATGGGAGACTTGTTGACCAAAATAAAAGACTTAAGAGATATTTCCGCCAAGTAA